The bacterium genome segment TGGCTAGTGCTGACTACACAGAGGCGATTCGGCTTGACCCGAAGATGACCAGGGCGTATTTATTTCGTGGCGATGCCTTTGCTCATAATGGTGATTATAAGATGGCTAGTGCGGACTTCGCAGAGGCGTTTCGGCTTGACCCGAAGAAGGCCAGTGCGCATATAGCTAGTGGCATTGCTTTTTTTCACGGGATGGTGACTTGACCGAGGAATCCAATGACAACTAAACCAGTGCTTGGCCTACTGAAAGCATTGCCTAAGTTAGTAGCGACAGGTTTTGACCTTGAGCCACTGGCTACTGAACCAAAACTGAAAACTTGTCGTCTATACAATAGAGATTTAACTCCGTTCAATCCCCTAATTCCTTGTTGGGGTTAGGTGGTTGGGTTATTAGAAAGAAGAAAATGATTAAATTGATTAAAGTGAATTCTGAACCACAAGGGAAATGTTTCTATTGTAAAGAACCTGTTCCCGCCAAATTACAGGATGTTTGCGTAGAATGTTCTGAACGGTTGTTCCCCAATAAGGGAAGAGAAGAGAGCTTAGAAGCTGGTAGAACTTTATGGGAGAGCCAATCGTTCGCTCAAAAAATAGAATGGCTAAGAAAATGGCTTAACGATGATAATATTAGTATGTCTGAGAAAGATTGCTTTCAAAAAGAACTAAATATGTTACTGGAAAGGAAGAAATATGATTATAAATCAGTGCGAGAATATAGGAGAAGATACTATGAGAGAAGTTAGGTTTGTAGAAGGGTCATTGTCCGACCTCATTTATGATCTGGTGTTGAACCATGTTCGAGAACATCCTGAATGTCTTGATGGATGGTTGTCGCGCGAAAGCGGCATAATCCAGACAGCGGTGTCAATAAAACGGGGCGACGACAATAAGGTAGTCGCCTATGTCTATCGGGATGATGGATTACTCCCATCTGATAGCGATAAGGAATGCGTTACGGAGCAAATCCATGAGTCTGCTTGGGATGAAGATGAATAAATGAGGTAGCCAAGTCAGAGGAAATGGAATTCCTCTTCGGCCCA includes the following:
- a CDS encoding tetratricopeptide repeat protein translates to KMTSPYLERGDAFDHDGDIKMAIADFAEAIRLDPKNTSAYLARGNAFAQDGNYKMASADYTEAIRLDPKMTRAYLFRGDAFAHNGDYKMASADFAEAFRLDPKKASAHIASGIAFFHGMVT